One Aneurinibacillus migulanus genomic region harbors:
- a CDS encoding DedA family protein: MDVDTLVTFIGQYGYAALFFCLWLGIVGMPIPDEVVVMTGGFVTSLHLLDPVLAFLITYMGVISGLSIGYGLGRVMGPPVLNKLKKKKNVDKYLTKSYDLINKYGSYSLCLSYAFPIVRHLVPYLVGIGRMSFARYALFSYTVGFVWTLLFFFIGRVFGRYIDRIGTAVHDYGLLALSILLIVGLILWLAIRFRSKPAS; encoded by the coding sequence ATGGATGTTGACACGTTAGTTACGTTTATCGGGCAGTATGGTTATGCTGCGCTCTTTTTTTGCCTATGGCTGGGCATTGTCGGCATGCCGATTCCGGATGAGGTCGTAGTCATGACCGGCGGCTTCGTAACCTCACTGCACCTGCTCGATCCCGTTCTGGCGTTTCTCATTACGTATATGGGTGTCATATCCGGTTTATCTATCGGATATGGGCTTGGACGAGTAATGGGCCCGCCAGTATTAAACAAACTTAAGAAAAAGAAAAATGTGGATAAATACTTAACAAAATCATATGACTTGATTAATAAATACGGCTCGTATTCACTGTGTCTTAGTTATGCATTTCCAATTGTGCGCCACCTTGTACCCTATCTGGTCGGCATTGGGCGCATGTCATTTGCAAGGTATGCGCTGTTTTCCTACACGGTCGGCTTCGTCTGGACACTTCTTTTCTTCTTTATCGGGCGTGTATTCGGTCGGTACATCGATCGAATCGGCACCGCTGTGCATGATTACGGTTTGTTGGCACTTAGTATTCTCCTCATCGTCGGTCTTATCCTCTGGTTAGCGATACGATTTCGCAGTAAGCCTGCTTCCTAA
- a CDS encoding ferritin, translating to MMSENLVAEMNKQINFEFYSSNLYLAMAAYCAAEDLDGFANFFTVQAQEENFHAMKIFHFVNATGNRVLIGGLEAPQNEFTSVEDVFRAAYEHEQQVTKRIYYLADIASQEREHATSSFLNWFIDEQIEEEATFSSILKKLERIGADGNALYMLDDELGKRTFEPQDATTLK from the coding sequence ATGATGAGTGAAAATTTAGTTGCAGAGATGAACAAACAGATTAATTTTGAATTTTATTCTTCTAATTTGTATTTGGCGATGGCAGCATATTGCGCAGCAGAGGATTTGGATGGCTTTGCTAACTTTTTTACTGTTCAAGCGCAGGAAGAAAATTTTCATGCAATGAAAATTTTCCATTTTGTAAATGCTACTGGTAACCGAGTACTCATTGGGGGACTAGAGGCGCCACAGAATGAATTTACTTCTGTTGAAGACGTATTTCGTGCGGCATATGAACATGAACAACAGGTGACGAAACGGATATATTATTTGGCAGATATAGCTTCACAAGAGCGCGAGCATGCGACCAGCAGTTTTTTAAATTGGTTCATTGATGAGCAAATCGAGGAGGAAGCAACCTTTAGTAGCATCCTCAAAAAATTAGAGCGGATTGGAGCCGATGGAAATGCGTTATATATGCTTGATGACGAGCTAGGCAAGCGCACTTTCGAGCCGCAGGACGCTACTACATTAAAATAA
- a CDS encoding YqzM family protein, protein MTNPNLNLDKNQNDVVDSSLGFGLSFGILMVIFIGMMVVEYFVK, encoded by the coding sequence ATGACAAATCCAAACCTGAATTTAGACAAAAACCAAAATGATGTAGTCGATTCTTCTCTCGGATTTGGCCTTTCGTTCGGCATTTTAATGGTTATCTTTATCGGTATGATGGTTGTCGAGTATTTTGTGAAGTAA